The following coding sequences lie in one Thermosulfuriphilus ammonigenes genomic window:
- the fliP gene encoding flagellar type III secretion system pore protein FliP (The bacterial flagellar biogenesis protein FliP forms a type III secretion system (T3SS)-type pore required for flagellar assembly.), producing the protein MKARVWLTGVFLFLLWPQMAGAVTVPFIKIGLEGAKDPRQVSILLEILFLLTILSLAPSILLMMTSFTRLVVVFSFLRHAIGTQQMPPNQVLIGLALFLTFFIMAPVWQQVNNQAIKPYLAGQMAPDEALKAAANPVREFMFRQTREKDLAIFIKISGLKRPYNKNDVPTLVLIPAFMISELKTAFQIGFILYVPFLIIDMVVASVLLSMGMMMLPPVMISLPFKLLLFVLVDGWHLLVGSLIESFRL; encoded by the coding sequence ATGAAGGCTAGGGTGTGGTTGACAGGGGTTTTCTTGTTCCTTTTGTGGCCTCAGATGGCCGGGGCTGTCACCGTGCCCTTTATCAAGATAGGGCTCGAAGGGGCTAAGGATCCCCGACAGGTCTCGATCCTTTTGGAAATCCTCTTTCTTCTTACCATCCTCTCCCTGGCCCCCTCTATCCTTTTAATGATGACTTCCTTCACCCGGCTGGTGGTAGTCTTCTCCTTCCTCAGGCACGCTATTGGCACCCAGCAGATGCCGCCCAACCAGGTCCTTATTGGTCTGGCCCTCTTTCTTACCTTCTTCATCATGGCCCCTGTTTGGCAACAGGTGAACAATCAAGCCATAAAACCCTATCTGGCCGGCCAGATGGCGCCAGATGAGGCCCTTAAGGCTGCCGCTAATCCGGTAAGAGAGTTTATGTTCCGCCAGACCAGGGAGAAGGATTTGGCCATCTTTATCAAGATTTCCGGCCTTAAACGGCCCTACAACAAAAACGATGTTCCTACCCTGGTGCTTATCCCGGCCTTTATGATCAGTGAGCTGAAGACGGCCTTTCAAATAGGCTTTATCCTCTACGTGCCCTTTTTGATTATCGATATGGTGGTCGCCAGCGTCCTTCTTTCCATGGGCATGATGATGCTGCCACCGGTAATGATATCTCTCCCCTTCAAGCTCCTGCTCTTTGTCCTTGTAGATGGCTGGCATCTGTTGGTGGGGTCTTTGATAGAAAGCTTTCGTCTCTAG
- a CDS encoding FliA/WhiG family RNA polymerase sigma factor — protein MKKTVAKKDREKFKLGKVDKKTRDELIIEYAPLIKYIAGKLALKLPPNVSVDDLISAGVMGLIDAINKFDPAKNIQFKTYAEFRIRGAMLDELRSLDWVPRSIRKKTAELEKAYAKLEKELGRPAEDEEVAKELGLSLDEFYRLLEETKGATFIDIETIRRKMPDLNEEDIFDLIADPEQEDPFETIQFGELKDVLAEAIESLPEKERLVVALYYYEDLTMREIGEIMGYTESRISQLHTKAMMRLRAHLANVLDPNEWS, from the coding sequence ATGAAGAAAACGGTCGCCAAGAAAGATCGAGAAAAATTCAAACTGGGCAAGGTGGATAAAAAGACCCGGGATGAATTGATTATTGAGTACGCTCCCCTTATCAAATACATCGCCGGCAAGCTGGCCCTTAAGCTCCCTCCCAATGTCTCTGTAGATGACCTTATTAGTGCCGGAGTCATGGGGCTGATCGATGCCATCAATAAGTTTGATCCGGCCAAGAACATCCAGTTTAAGACCTATGCCGAGTTTCGTATCAGGGGAGCCATGCTTGATGAGTTGCGTTCCCTCGATTGGGTGCCCCGTTCTATCCGTAAGAAGACAGCCGAGCTAGAGAAGGCCTATGCCAAGCTGGAAAAGGAGCTGGGCCGTCCGGCCGAAGACGAGGAGGTGGCCAAAGAGCTGGGATTAAGCCTTGATGAATTTTATCGTCTTCTGGAAGAAACCAAGGGGGCTACCTTTATCGATATCGAGACTATCCGGCGGAAGATGCCCGATCTTAACGAGGAGGATATCTTTGATCTTATTGCCGACCCTGAGCAGGAAGATCCCTTTGAAACTATTCAGTTTGGCGAACTAAAAGACGTCTTAGCCGAAGCCATTGAATCCCTTCCAGAGAAAGAGCGCCTGGTGGTGGCCCTCTATTATTATGAGGATCTAACCATGCGAGAGATCGGTGAAATCATGGGTTATACCGAAAGTCGTATCTCTCAGCTTCACACCAAGGCCATGATGCGTCTCCGGGCCCACCTGGCCAATGTGCTTGATCCCAATGAGTGGAGCTAG
- a CDS encoding MinD/ParA family protein: MKPPIETGWQNSLEASPRVISFTSGKGGVGKTNIVANLALSLAKLGKKVLIFDADLGLANIDVLLGLSPKFNINHVFSGQKSLLDILVDGPGGVKILPASSGVEQLCRLSESQKLFLLGEFDHLGRFFDLLLIDTSAGISENVVYFNLAAQHRVVVVTPEPTSITDAYALVKVMTTRYGTKDFFILVNQVRSAREAARVYEQILRVTDRFLGPSVSLRYLGALPKDNKLCRAVRNQKAVVDVYPDSAISRTFSDLARKLLEEEMGDYVDGSIKFFGRSLLGV, from the coding sequence ATGAAACCGCCCATTGAAACTGGTTGGCAGAACAGTTTGGAGGCAAGCCCCCGGGTAATCTCCTTTACCAGCGGTAAAGGAGGGGTGGGGAAGACCAACATTGTGGCCAATTTGGCCCTTTCCCTGGCCAAGTTGGGCAAAAAGGTCCTGATTTTTGATGCCGATCTGGGTCTGGCCAATATAGATGTCCTCCTGGGGCTGTCGCCGAAGTTCAACATCAATCACGTCTTTAGCGGACAGAAGTCGCTTCTTGATATCCTGGTTGACGGACCCGGGGGAGTAAAGATTCTCCCAGCCTCCTCAGGGGTTGAGCAACTCTGCCGCCTCAGTGAAAGCCAGAAACTCTTTCTCCTGGGGGAGTTCGATCATCTCGGTCGCTTTTTTGACCTTCTCCTCATCGATACCTCAGCTGGGATTTCAGAAAACGTGGTTTACTTTAATTTAGCCGCTCAGCACCGGGTGGTGGTGGTCACCCCAGAGCCCACCTCCATTACCGATGCCTATGCCTTGGTTAAGGTCATGACCACCCGCTACGGGACCAAAGATTTCTTTATTCTGGTCAATCAGGTTCGCTCTGCCCGGGAGGCGGCCCGGGTCTATGAGCAGATCTTAAGGGTGACGGATCGATTCCTGGGGCCCTCAGTCAGCCTGCGCTATTTGGGGGCCCTGCCCAAAGACAATAAACTCTGTCGGGCGGTCAGGAACCAGAAGGCCGTGGTCGATGTCTATCCAGATTCGGCCATTAGCCGGACTTTTTCTGACCTGGCCCGCAAACTGTTGGAAGAGGAGATGGGAGACTATGTTGACGGGAGCATCAAATTCTTTGGTCGAAGCCTACTGGGGGTATAA
- the fliN gene encoding flagellar motor switch protein FliN, with translation MSETLSQEELDKLLAGEEQESQDKEASSEEKAEAKEASPEAGSSEDIMAEWDKAFSEAEAAKEEPKESPEAKEARFQEFRGDKSGDGRRPSLDFLLDIPLEISVEIGRTKMVINDLLQLGQGSIIELNKMAGEPAEIYVNHKLMAKGEVVVNEKFGVRLMEIISPQERVKQLG, from the coding sequence ATGTCCGAGACCCTCAGCCAGGAAGAACTGGACAAGCTTTTGGCCGGAGAAGAGCAGGAAAGCCAGGACAAAGAGGCCTCCTCGGAGGAGAAGGCCGAGGCCAAGGAAGCTTCCCCTGAGGCCGGCTCCTCTGAAGACATCATGGCCGAGTGGGACAAGGCCTTCTCGGAGGCCGAGGCGGCTAAAGAGGAGCCTAAAGAGTCCCCAGAGGCCAAGGAGGCCCGGTTTCAGGAGTTTCGCGGAGACAAATCTGGAGACGGCCGGCGTCCCTCGTTGGACTTTTTGCTGGACATACCCCTTGAGATTTCAGTGGAGATTGGCCGGACAAAGATGGTTATCAACGATCTTCTCCAACTAGGTCAGGGTTCTATCATTGAGCTTAACAAGATGGCCGGGGAGCCTGCCGAGATCTACGTCAATCATAAGCTCATGGCCAAGGGGGAAGTGGTGGTTAACGAAAAATTCGGTGTTCGTCTGATGGAGATCATCAGTCCCCAGGAGCGAGTCAAACAGCTTGGGTAG
- a CDS encoding chemotaxis response regulator CheY yields the protein MPADPNMKILIVDDFATMRRIVKNILSQLGFKNFLEADDGSTAWEILQKEKVDLIVSDWNMPKMTGLELLKKVRADERLKDIPFLMVTAEAQKENIIEAVKHKVSQYIVKPFTAETMGEKIKKIFGD from the coding sequence ATGCCTGCGGATCCCAACATGAAGATCCTGATAGTCGATGACTTCGCCACCATGAGGCGAATTGTCAAAAATATTCTCTCTCAGCTGGGCTTTAAGAACTTTCTGGAGGCCGATGACGGTTCCACAGCCTGGGAGATTTTGCAGAAAGAAAAGGTCGATCTTATCGTTTCTGACTGGAACATGCCCAAGATGACGGGCCTTGAACTACTTAAGAAAGTTCGGGCTGATGAGCGCTTAAAGGATATCCCCTTCCTTATGGTTACCGCTGAAGCCCAGAAGGAAAATATCATCGAAGCGGTCAAGCACAAGGTCAGTCAGTATATAGTGAAGCCCTTTACCGCTGAGACCATGGGGGAGAAGATCAAAAAGATCTTTGGTGATTAA
- the fliQ gene encoding flagellar biosynthesis protein FliQ — protein MNQEVAVGMARQAVEITLLLSLPMLGIGLVVGLLVSIFQAATQIQEMTLTFVPKIVAVLLALVLFFPWMMEKLVTYTAALIAGIPDLIR, from the coding sequence ATGAACCAAGAGGTGGCTGTAGGGATGGCCAGGCAGGCAGTTGAGATAACCCTGCTTCTTTCCCTGCCCATGTTGGGGATTGGTCTGGTGGTTGGTCTTCTGGTGAGCATCTTTCAGGCTGCCACCCAGATTCAGGAAATGACCCTGACCTTTGTGCCCAAGATTGTGGCTGTTCTTCTGGCTTTGGTCCTTTTCTTTCCCTGGATGATGGAAAAGCTGGTTACCTATACGGCGGCCCTTATTGCCGGGATACCGGATCTCATCAGGTGA
- the fliR gene encoding flagellar biosynthetic protein FliR yields the protein MPDRLLALISENFPLYALLLVRVGGLVFLMPVLGSRLVPVRIKAAATMVMALALLPAARTLPAPSLNSPAEIILNVFFEFLLGVTLGLVLRLVFAGVQLAGQMIGFQIGFGVASVIDPQTGVESLILSQLAYLVSLLIFLAIDGHHLVLKALGDSLQILPLGAFRPDRQVVEVLLREAQVMFILSIKIVAPVMTVLFLVQVALGVISKIVPQMNVMIVSFPLTIAIGLAFFALSLEAMAPMLEKAFGGVWRVIPVILRSQG from the coding sequence ATGCCCGATAGACTCCTGGCCCTTATAAGCGAGAACTTCCCCCTCTATGCCCTGCTCTTGGTTCGGGTGGGTGGGCTGGTCTTTCTCATGCCGGTTCTCGGCTCCCGTTTGGTGCCCGTGAGGATTAAGGCGGCGGCCACAATGGTCATGGCCCTGGCCCTTTTGCCAGCGGCCCGGACCCTGCCGGCTCCCAGCCTGAATTCCCCGGCCGAAATAATACTGAATGTCTTCTTCGAGTTTCTTCTAGGGGTTACCCTGGGACTTGTTTTGCGGCTGGTCTTTGCCGGGGTGCAGTTGGCCGGCCAGATGATTGGTTTTCAGATCGGCTTTGGGGTAGCCAGCGTTATTGATCCTCAAACCGGAGTTGAATCTCTGATCCTCTCCCAGCTGGCCTATTTGGTAAGTCTGTTGATCTTCTTGGCCATAGATGGACATCATCTGGTTCTTAAGGCCCTGGGAGACAGCCTTCAGATTCTTCCCCTGGGCGCCTTTCGGCCGGATCGCCAGGTGGTGGAGGTCCTCCTCCGCGAGGCCCAGGTGATGTTCATTCTTTCCATCAAGATTGTGGCCCCAGTGATGACGGTTCTTTTTCTGGTCCAGGTGGCCTTGGGAGTGATCTCCAAGATCGTCCCCCAGATGAACGTCATGATCGTCAGCTTCCCTCTGACCATTGCCATCGGCCTGGCCTTTTTCGCTCTTTCTCTTGAGGCCATGGCCCCCATGCTGGAGAAGGCCTTTGGGGGAGTCTGGAGGGTAATACCGGTAATCCTTAGGAGTCAGGGATAA
- the flhA gene encoding flagellar biosynthesis protein FlhA, with translation MPETQGRFLPAIAGIQIDPTNIFLALGVVAILLIMVTPLPPTLMDLLLAFNITFSLSILLISMYIIKPLDFTAFPALLLVTTLFRLSLNIASTRLILLHGHEGPQAAGKVIMGFGQFAVGGNYVVGAIVFAILVIINFVVITKGAGRIAEVAARFTLDAMPGKQMAIDADLNAGLIDETEAKRRREQIAKEAEFYGAMDGASKFVRGEAIAGLIIMAINVCGGLIIGVAQQGLPLAEAARSYTLLTIGDGLVSQIPALIVSTSAGIIVSRAAAEASMGRDFARQFALQPQALAVAAAVVFFFGLVPGMPTFPFVVLSAGMGTLAWIAYREKKALPKPEEEEAEEVPAVPEEESIEALIALDMLELEVGYGLIPLVDEDQGGDLLERIRSIRRQFAQELGIIVPPLHVRDNLQLKPGEYVILIKGVEVARAELMPGYLLAMDPGDAKAKIEGIPTQEPAFGLQAYWIREDQKDEAIMAGYTVVDLSTVVATHLAEVIKAHADELLGRQEVQRLLDTLAKTHPKAVEECLNVLNLGIIQKVLQNLLRERVSIRDLLTIVETLADYGAMTKDPDILTEYVRQRLSRLIVKPYLDQNQTLSVISLGEDMEEVLRQAIQKTDQGTFISLDPRRAHQVVAVLRQVYERMLAQGKQPVLLCSPTVRRHVRRLLERFLPFVAVLSHAELPPNIKVEVLEVVRLGHED, from the coding sequence ATGCCGGAGACTCAGGGAAGGTTTCTGCCAGCGATAGCCGGGATCCAGATAGATCCCACCAATATCTTTTTGGCCTTGGGAGTGGTGGCCATCCTTCTTATTATGGTTACCCCCCTTCCACCGACCCTGATGGACTTGCTGTTGGCCTTCAACATCACCTTTTCTCTCTCCATCCTGCTTATCTCCATGTACATCATCAAGCCTCTTGATTTTACGGCCTTTCCGGCCCTGCTTCTGGTGACCACCCTTTTCCGTCTCTCTCTCAACATTGCCTCCACCAGGCTTATTCTCCTCCATGGTCACGAAGGCCCGCAGGCGGCCGGTAAAGTAATCATGGGGTTTGGTCAATTTGCCGTAGGCGGAAACTATGTCGTGGGGGCCATTGTTTTTGCCATTCTGGTGATCATCAACTTTGTGGTCATCACTAAAGGGGCCGGCCGGATCGCTGAAGTGGCTGCCCGTTTCACCCTGGATGCTATGCCCGGCAAGCAGATGGCCATCGATGCCGATCTGAACGCCGGTCTTATTGACGAAACGGAGGCCAAACGCCGCCGGGAACAGATCGCCAAAGAGGCAGAGTTCTATGGGGCGATGGACGGGGCCAGCAAATTCGTACGCGGGGAGGCCATTGCTGGTCTGATCATCATGGCCATTAACGTCTGCGGTGGTTTGATTATTGGGGTGGCCCAACAGGGGTTGCCCCTGGCTGAGGCAGCCCGTTCCTACACCTTGCTTACCATTGGAGACGGTCTTGTCTCTCAGATCCCAGCCCTCATTGTCTCTACCTCTGCCGGTATTATCGTCAGCCGGGCCGCTGCTGAAGCCAGTATGGGCCGGGATTTTGCCCGTCAGTTCGCCCTTCAGCCCCAGGCTCTGGCTGTAGCCGCGGCGGTGGTTTTCTTCTTCGGGCTGGTCCCCGGTATGCCCACCTTTCCCTTTGTCGTGCTTTCGGCCGGTATGGGAACCTTGGCCTGGATCGCTTACCGGGAAAAGAAGGCCCTTCCAAAGCCTGAGGAAGAAGAGGCCGAGGAGGTTCCGGCTGTCCCTGAGGAGGAAAGTATCGAGGCCCTCATCGCTTTAGACATGCTGGAGCTTGAGGTGGGCTACGGACTTATTCCCTTGGTCGATGAGGATCAGGGCGGCGATCTTCTAGAACGGATACGCTCCATTAGAAGACAGTTTGCCCAAGAGCTGGGCATTATCGTTCCCCCGCTTCACGTCCGGGACAATTTGCAACTTAAGCCAGGAGAGTATGTCATCCTCATCAAGGGCGTGGAGGTGGCCCGGGCCGAGCTGATGCCGGGTTATCTCCTGGCCATGGATCCCGGCGATGCCAAGGCCAAAATAGAAGGAATTCCCACCCAGGAGCCGGCCTTTGGGCTTCAGGCTTACTGGATCCGTGAGGACCAAAAGGACGAAGCCATCATGGCCGGCTACACCGTGGTGGATCTTTCCACCGTGGTGGCCACCCACCTGGCCGAGGTGATCAAGGCCCATGCCGATGAGCTCCTTGGCCGACAGGAGGTCCAGCGTCTTCTGGACACTCTGGCCAAGACCCATCCCAAGGCTGTTGAGGAGTGCCTCAATGTTCTTAATCTGGGCATTATCCAGAAGGTCCTCCAGAATCTTTTGCGGGAGCGGGTCTCCATCCGGGATCTTTTGACCATTGTGGAGACCCTGGCCGACTATGGCGCTATGACCAAAGATCCGGACATTCTTACCGAGTATGTCCGCCAACGTCTCTCCCGTCTGATTGTCAAGCCGTATCTGGATCAGAATCAGACCCTGTCAGTTATCTCCTTAGGGGAGGATATGGAAGAAGTTCTTCGCCAGGCCATTCAGAAGACGGATCAGGGAACCTTTATTTCCCTTGATCCTCGCCGGGCTCACCAGGTGGTGGCGGTTCTGCGGCAGGTATATGAGCGGATGCTGGCCCAGGGCAAACAACCGGTCCTTCTCTGTTCTCCCACGGTTCGCCGCCACGTCCGTCGCCTTTTGGAGCGTTTTCTCCCCTTTGTGGCCGTTCTTTCTCACGCGGAACTGCCCCCAAACATCAAGGTAGAAGTCTTGGAGGTGGTGAGGTTGGGCCATGAAGATTAA
- a CDS encoding DUF6115 domain-containing protein — MEPVSLLFLVQLVFDLLLLALVFMLYRRLGRLERSDPERISSALKEVERLTKKLEKNLAEKKVLLDRLQKLSGGTASTGFKEKVRDLYSRGKSPAEIANQLELTQGEVEIILSLIKGEKPAP; from the coding sequence ATGGAGCCGGTCTCTCTTCTTTTTCTGGTCCAGCTTGTCTTTGATCTTCTTCTCCTGGCCCTGGTTTTTATGCTTTATCGGCGTCTGGGGCGGCTGGAAAGGTCTGATCCAGAGAGGATTAGCTCTGCCCTTAAAGAGGTCGAGAGGTTGACCAAAAAGCTTGAAAAAAACCTGGCCGAAAAGAAGGTCCTCCTTGATCGCCTCCAGAAGCTATCCGGCGGAACGGCCTCTACGGGCTTTAAAGAAAAGGTAAGGGATCTTTATTCTCGAGGGAAATCGCCAGCCGAGATTGCCAATCAGCTAGAGCTCACTCAAGGTGAGGTGGAGATTATCCTTTCTCTTATTAAGGGGGAAAAGCCTGCCCCTTGA
- the flhB gene encoding flagellar biosynthesis protein FlhB, with translation MPEESFEERTEEATPRRRQEAREKGQVAKSRELSSVAVLLAGLGILLFMGSFLRLQLEMAMIHFLGLPYSREPFDLATMGLVSQDAGQVLFTCLAPVFLILSLVAFLSNFLQVGAVFSTEPLVPKPDRINPLEGIKRLVSRQAIVELIKSMAKVLFVAFVAWRTIKGEFPRLLPLMDMSPLEIGQEIFDMSGELVFKILLALALIAVFDFFYQRFEYERNLRMTKQEVKEEFKQTEGDPHVKSRIRSIQREMARKRMMAEVPQADVVITNPTELAVALKYVPGEMEAPKVVAKGAGYLARRIREIARENGVPVIENKPLAQGLFRQVEVGDFIPAELYQAVAEILAYVYRLKGKRPGGN, from the coding sequence ATGCCTGAGGAGAGCTTTGAAGAACGAACAGAAGAAGCGACGCCGCGAAGGCGACAAGAGGCCCGGGAAAAGGGTCAGGTGGCCAAAAGCCGGGAACTTTCCTCCGTGGCTGTGCTTCTGGCTGGCCTGGGGATCCTTCTCTTTATGGGGTCTTTTCTTCGCCTTCAACTGGAGATGGCCATGATCCACTTTTTGGGTCTTCCTTACAGTCGGGAGCCATTTGATCTGGCCACTATGGGGCTGGTAAGTCAAGATGCCGGCCAGGTCCTCTTCACCTGCCTGGCCCCGGTCTTTTTGATTCTTTCGCTGGTGGCCTTTCTGAGCAACTTCCTCCAGGTCGGCGCCGTCTTCTCCACCGAACCCCTTGTACCCAAGCCTGATCGAATTAATCCCCTGGAAGGGATAAAACGCCTTGTTAGCCGGCAGGCCATTGTGGAGCTGATAAAGTCCATGGCCAAGGTGCTGTTTGTGGCCTTTGTGGCCTGGCGAACCATAAAAGGGGAATTTCCCCGGCTCCTTCCCCTGATGGATATGTCACCTCTGGAGATTGGCCAGGAGATCTTCGACATGTCTGGGGAGCTTGTCTTTAAGATTCTTCTGGCCCTGGCCCTTATCGCTGTATTTGATTTTTTCTATCAGCGTTTTGAATACGAACGAAACCTGCGGATGACCAAACAGGAGGTGAAAGAGGAGTTTAAGCAGACCGAGGGCGATCCCCATGTGAAGTCTCGTATTCGCTCCATTCAGCGGGAGATGGCCCGGAAACGGATGATGGCCGAGGTCCCTCAGGCAGATGTGGTTATTACCAACCCCACTGAACTGGCGGTGGCCCTCAAGTATGTACCCGGGGAGATGGAAGCTCCCAAAGTGGTGGCTAAAGGGGCCGGGTATCTGGCCCGTCGGATAAGGGAAATCGCCAGAGAAAACGGTGTTCCGGTGATCGAGAACAAGCCTCTGGCTCAGGGCCTCTTTCGTCAGGTGGAGGTCGGAGACTTTATTCCTGCCGAACTGTATCAGGCGGTGGCCGAAATTCTGGCCTATGTCTATCGCCTAAAGGGTAAAAGGCCGGGGGGTAATTGA
- a CDS encoding FliO/MopB family protein — protein sequence METTFPLIKMLAGLALTLAVIIFLYYLAGRVRMLRGLKEGPIRLLAVRALTPKSHVALVEVAGRRLLLGIGEAGVRLIKDLGPEEFSRALSEAEGQHEG from the coding sequence ATGGAAACCACCTTTCCCTTGATAAAGATGCTTGCTGGTCTGGCCCTGACCCTGGCCGTGATCATCTTCCTTTACTATCTGGCCGGAAGGGTGAGGATGCTAAGGGGACTTAAAGAAGGACCTATTCGTCTTTTGGCGGTGAGGGCCCTTACCCCCAAAAGTCATGTGGCCCTGGTGGAGGTGGCGGGCCGGAGACTGCTTTTGGGGATCGGTGAAGCCGGAGTTCGATTGATAAAGGACCTAGGGCCGGAGGAGTTCTCCCGGGCCTTAAGTGAGGCAGAGGGGCAGCATGAAGGCTAG
- the fliM gene encoding flagellar motor switch protein FliM, protein MTKILSQDEIDALLSGLDEGEIDTSPKEEAPSEEVVPFDFANYTISAKVKMPGLEVVNDQFSRGFRSGLSSMLRQMVDTSTVPIELEKFRDFIKRIPVPASLHIFKMEPLRGHAIFMIESRLVFFLVERFLGGSGKGTAKVEGREFTPIEQRLIRRVVNLALQELEKAWRNFVPIKTRYVRSEINPQFARIVQPDENVVVCKFELDLEDLTGEIAFCLPMAMLQPIKQKLYTPFQTEEMMDPFWRKQLEEIIRSVEVEVVVPLGQVEITGQELLDMAVGDVIQLDHPIDEPLLALIEGRPKLLGQPGVYRGQKAFQVTDFIEKES, encoded by the coding sequence ATGACTAAGATCCTTTCTCAAGATGAAATAGACGCTCTTCTTTCTGGTCTTGATGAGGGAGAAATCGACACCTCTCCCAAGGAGGAGGCTCCCTCGGAAGAGGTAGTCCCCTTTGATTTTGCCAACTACACCATCTCGGCCAAGGTTAAGATGCCTGGCCTGGAGGTGGTTAATGACCAGTTCAGTCGGGGGTTTCGTTCAGGGCTCTCTTCCATGCTCCGGCAGATGGTAGATACCTCCACCGTGCCCATCGAACTGGAGAAGTTTCGGGACTTTATCAAGAGGATTCCGGTACCGGCCAGTCTTCATATCTTCAAGATGGAGCCCTTGAGGGGACATGCCATTTTTATGATCGAATCCCGGCTGGTCTTCTTTCTGGTGGAGCGTTTTCTGGGGGGAAGCGGCAAGGGTACGGCCAAGGTGGAAGGCCGGGAGTTCACCCCTATTGAACAGCGCCTGATTCGCCGGGTGGTTAACCTGGCCCTTCAGGAGCTGGAGAAGGCCTGGAGAAACTTTGTCCCCATCAAGACCCGTTATGTCCGGAGCGAGATTAATCCCCAGTTTGCCCGGATCGTCCAGCCGGACGAGAACGTGGTCGTCTGTAAGTTCGAGCTGGATCTGGAGGACCTTACCGGAGAGATTGCCTTTTGTCTGCCCATGGCCATGCTCCAACCCATTAAGCAAAAGCTCTACACCCCCTTCCAGACTGAGGAGATGATGGATCCTTTCTGGCGTAAACAGCTGGAGGAGATCATCCGCTCGGTGGAGGTGGAGGTAGTCGTTCCCCTGGGGCAGGTGGAGATCACCGGTCAGGAGCTACTGGATATGGCTGTGGGAGATGTGATCCAGCTTGATCACCCTATAGATGAACCCCTTCTGGCCCTTATTGAAGGGCGGCCCAAGCTTTTGGGACAGCCCGGTGTCTATCGCGGCCAGAAGGCCTTTCAGGTCACAGACTTTATAGAGAAGGAGTCCTAG